The following coding sequences lie in one Streptosporangiales bacterium genomic window:
- a CDS encoding SDR family oxidoreductase — protein MPETRWALVTGGSGGLGAETAVALAARGFDVVVAYGRRADVAEGVAERVRNGGVDAATVRLDLDDPSACAAVVGALVGERGAPSAVVHVAGALLRSSLADTSDEALDRIFRVNVFAPFAIDRTVAPGMRTQPSGGSIIHVASVIGPLGSRHRTAYAASKSALIGLTRALAVELAPTIRVNCVLPGLFDTEMNDALRADPAALASVAARIPQGRLGRPAECGAVVAFLADNEASYVTGTCLEVDGGLTYRLAVPSSDSGT, from the coding sequence ATGCCTGAAACACGCTGGGCACTGGTGACCGGTGGGTCGGGCGGACTGGGTGCCGAGACCGCGGTGGCGTTGGCTGCGCGCGGCTTCGACGTTGTTGTGGCCTACGGTCGGAGGGCGGACGTCGCAGAAGGTGTCGCGGAACGTGTTCGAAACGGTGGAGTGGATGCTGCGACCGTCCGGCTCGACCTCGATGACCCGTCCGCCTGCGCTGCTGTCGTCGGCGCGCTTGTCGGTGAGCGGGGCGCGCCGAGTGCGGTGGTGCACGTGGCTGGAGCGTTGTTGAGATCCAGTCTTGCGGACACCAGCGACGAGGCGCTTGATCGCATCTTCCGGGTCAATGTGTTCGCGCCCTTCGCCATCGACCGGACGGTGGCGCCGGGGATGCGAACTCAGCCTTCGGGCGGTTCGATCATCCATGTGGCCTCGGTCATCGGTCCGTTGGGAAGCCGGCACCGGACTGCGTACGCCGCGTCGAAGTCAGCGCTCATCGGGCTCACCCGAGCGCTTGCGGTCGAGCTCGCGCCGACCATCCGTGTCAACTGCGTACTCCCCGGTCTCTTCGACACCGAGATGAACGACGCTTTGCGCGCCGATCCAGCTGCGCTCGCCAGTGTCGCAGCGCGGATCCCGCAAGGTCGGCTTGGTCGGCCTGCCGAGTGTGGTGCGGTGGTGGCATTTTTGGCCGACAACGAGGCGAGCTACGTCACCGGTACCTGCCTCGAGGTCGACGGGGGCCTTACCTACCGCCTCGCGGTGCCGTCGTCGGACTCCGGCACCTAG
- a CDS encoding GntR family transcriptional regulator, whose amino-acid sequence MTQRSTHGLTPAPNRTSVSHVLDELREAISSGELPPGTRLIERDLADRFQLSRGPIREAVRALSYEGLVTVRPNRGAVVSAIAAEDVLEVYVLRAVLGSVAIRQLIGADMVTENVVSRLRKLADHAKKASVRGKQASLVDADLAVQQGIMDACGLRRVASRFVETTTEVRMFVATSGVRYVDVDQILKEHDALLAAIRAKDAHLAETLWHERMHTAVKEFLALTPDGETIANDRPWLWQLL is encoded by the coding sequence TTGACACAGCGCTCGACACATGGCCTGACGCCCGCGCCCAACCGCACCTCCGTGAGTCATGTTCTCGACGAGCTGCGTGAGGCCATCAGCTCGGGCGAGCTGCCGCCTGGCACGCGGTTGATCGAGCGTGACCTCGCGGATCGATTCCAGTTGTCCCGTGGACCGATCCGTGAGGCGGTCAGGGCGCTCAGCTACGAGGGGCTGGTCACGGTCCGACCGAACCGTGGTGCTGTTGTCAGCGCCATCGCCGCGGAGGATGTGCTCGAGGTCTACGTTCTGCGTGCAGTGCTCGGATCGGTGGCCATCCGGCAACTCATCGGTGCGGACATGGTGACCGAAAACGTCGTGAGCAGGCTGCGTAAGCTCGCCGACCATGCGAAGAAGGCGAGTGTCCGCGGCAAACAGGCGAGCCTGGTCGACGCCGACCTAGCTGTGCAACAGGGGATCATGGATGCCTGTGGACTTCGTCGGGTCGCTTCACGCTTCGTCGAAACGACCACTGAGGTTCGGATGTTCGTCGCCACATCCGGGGTCCGGTATGTCGACGTCGATCAGATCCTCAAGGAACACGACGCACTACTCGCCGCGATAAGGGCCAAGGACGCCCACCTCGCCGAGACGCTCTGGCACGAGCGGATGCACACCGCGGTCAAGGAATTCCTTGCGCTGACCCCCGACGGCGAGACGATCGCCAACGATCGGCCGTGGTTGTGGCAACTCCTCTGA